Within Vicia villosa cultivar HV-30 ecotype Madison, WI linkage group LG1, Vvil1.0, whole genome shotgun sequence, the genomic segment TATGGATAAATTAATCCAAAtaaaagttattattattttaataataatattttggaaTTAATGGTTATGCACTGTcagcataaaaagttttaaactgTCATTTCATCACAAccattcataattattattttatatataattaaaataaaaatcatacataatttaaaatttgatgGTTACAATTCACTGACGATGTAAAACTACTTCACACCGTCGGTGTATTACTATTAAATTCTAATATTTTACAATTTAATACAACAAAATGTATATTTAAAAATGATCATCAGTCAACTTTTAACTATAAGTTAGTTGATAATTTATTTTACCAAGTACAGCCATAGATATAGATTAAGTTACCAAATAAACCAAGTAATTACAGATTTTAAACTATGAAATGTTTTAAATATAAACCACCGAGCGAGTGAGCGAAAGGGTCGGAAGCAGGTTCGGTGCAGCTTTTTCACGTCAATATTAGAAACAACAAAACTAGAGGGAAAAAAATAACCGAGGGAAactgagaaagaaagaaagaaagaaaaaaaattcagaaaccattttctttctttcttcgccttTCTTTCTTCTTGTTTCATTCAGAAAGAAAGGCTCTCTCAGAATCCTAATGTCTGCATCTTCATCATTATTTTTCTCATTCTCATGAgcatttaattacaaaataataatattttttaattgttacGAACGGTGTTTGATTAAATCTTCCCAACATTTAATCGTTTATTTTCTCATAAATCGATTCGGATTTTCGTTTTTTGAAAGTGTTGAATTGTTGAGGCCGAGTAATGGCGACAGAGCCAGAGCCAGAGCCAGCTTTGCCATTCTCACTCGTATCCGTTGTTGAAGACGTTATTCAAAAACATGGAAGTAGTTTAAGCGATATCAATTTGGCTACAAGAAAAGCTCAAGAAGCTTGTAAGTATCGCATTTCTTCATTCTTCGATTCTTTCGCCATGGTTTCATTCAATTCCGTTATTAGTAACATAGAAAGTACTTTGTATATGTTGTGTTGTTGAATTGTAGCTTCAAGAAGAAATGAAGCAGCGCGGTGGCTGCGAAATACAGTTGGAAATGTTGGTGGAAAAGACATGGTGGATGAACCTTCTGAACAAGATTTCAGAATTGCATTGCGAAGTGGCATTATCCTTTGCAATGCTCTCAACAAAATTCAACCTGGAGCTGTTCCCAAGGTATACATATCCGAGCATCGGAGTTAGAATCCCAATTTTATACAGTTTCAATGACTTCTTATGTCTGGTATCTGTGTGTTTGCCTGTGCTTTATTGATTATCATAATCATTGGTATGTGTGACAATAAATGAGTATGTATTGTTAGGTAGTTGAAGCCCCAAGTGACATTGATAACATTCCTGATGGGGCAGCGCTGTCTGTTTATCAATACTTTGAAAATGTGAGGAATTTTCTAGTAACTGTGGAGGAGATGGGGCTTCCAACTTTTGAAGCTTCTGATTTGGAGGAGGTGCGCTATTACAGTTTAAGTGCGATAGAGTTCAtgaaattttggtactttgaaaTTAATGCAAcattattatcgttattgtgatgtAATTTTATTCTGCTTTAAgatgttttatttcttttttcaggGAGGGCAATGTTCGAGGATAGTGAATTGTGTTTTAGCACTTCAATCGTATAGTGAATGGAAAATGGGAGGTAAAAATGGATTGTGGAAATATGGTGGGAATCCCAAACCACGTAGCTTTGAGAAACCAGTTGTGAGGAAACGCTCAGAACCATTTACGAGGTCTTTGTCAAGAGCTAAGTCAACAGGCGACAAGGATAGTTCGCCGGGTGACCACTCTTCAAATATTGATGCTGTACTGCCTGATCCCAGTGAAGGGGTAATTAGTTAATGatcatttttggttttttttagacTAGCAATTTTTTGATAATCAAACCGAATCAGATGGTTCAACTAGTTGAACGGTGAGCTGACACTGTCTATTTGAACCATGACTCGGAAGTCTTATTGGTTCAATGTGGGATTGGGCTTTTAAAACATTTGTTCTGAGTGAGTGTACCATATGTCCATATCTGTCTGAATAACTTTTTGGATTGATATCTGCAGAGTTCTGTTCCTTCCGTGTATTCACTAATTCGTGACATTTTGCATGATAAGAAGCAAGAAGAAATTCCAATTGTAAGGATTATTGCTTATCATCAACTACActgtatatatatgttgcataGCACCTCTTGGAAGAGATATTTTAGAATTTACTAATCACTAAAGAGTTAATTAATGTCTTTTGTCAGATAATGGAATCTCTGCTTAGCAAAGTCATGGAGGAGTTTGAAAGTCGCGTGCTCATCATACAACAACAAACAGTGTGTTCCAACCTCATATCAGTGAAactgtttaaaataaaattcccCTGTGGGTgtgttttgcatgcattcacataaaCACACACCCAAAATTTGATCTATATGTCTTGCTAAATTTCATTACAATTTTTATGATGACAGTCTATAACACCCCGAGAAGATAAGGCACCATCTAAAGcattgaattcaaatttaaaagcTATTGATGGTGATGAAGAGGTAAAATTTACATTTCAAAAGAGACTTTGCAAAATAATTTGTTTCACAAATCTCTACTTCTGTAAGCCAACATGTTCATTAATTGCTTATATTATGGTGCTACAGCTTGACTTAACTTTTTGTCTCATAAATTATTTAAGATGGAAGAAAATGATGATGTAGATGGTGTGAAGCACAATGGCAGTGAAGAATCAAGTAGCCAGCTTTTGAAACATCAAAACTGCCAAAACATAATTCAAAGGCAAAATGAAAACATCCAGGTAACTCATGCACGATAAGCAATATATGCAGTAACTCAAGTTGCATACTGCATGATTATGGGATGAAATGGTGATGTATAAGGAACTTAGTAAAGCTAGATTAATTCAGGAATGTAAATGATTAAGTGACGAATTTGATATTGACAATCTTCAGGAATTGAAAATGATTGTTCATCAAACAAAAGAAGGAATGCACTGTCTACATAAAAAATACAGGGAGGATTTCGTCGATCTAGCTAAGCATCTGAATAGCTTAGCTTCTTCTGCTTCTGGATATCAGAAAGTTCTAGAAGAAAACCGCAAGTTATACAATCAGATGCAGGACTTGAAAGGTGAAACCCAATTTGTTTTCAGTGTCTGATAATTAATTTCCTTCTTAGTTTTCTGAATGAGACTAGATAGTAAAACATTTTTACTTGTTTGTAGGAAATATTAGAGTGTACTGTAGAGTTCGCCCCTTAAAAGGGCAACCAAACAATCGTGGCATTGTTggtaatgtagaagaagaaagtatttcaCTCATAATGCCTTCTAAGAATGGAAAAGAGGCGAAGAAGATATTTACTTTTAACAAAGTATTTGGTCCTTCTGCAACTCAAGGTAGGTTCTGTTGTCCTTTTAATCCAAAGGTTACTTTGTGTTGCCAAATATTCTACATAGAAATTAAAATGACCCACAATTTACAATCTTATGGATGTTTTTGCCATTCTAAGTCTATGCATAACAACGCATATTATTTCAATGGAGTTTGACGCTTAGACTTCTCATGTTTGGTTCATGGACGATTGATTCTCTTTATGTTTTAcatgcagtggaggttttctcaGATATACAACCTCTGATTCGTTCAGTTTTGGATGGATTCAATGTTTGTATATTTGCCTATGGCCAGACAGGCTCAGGAAAAACACACACCATGGTAAGACTAAGAGAATCAGACAATAATGCTGCCCCCTCTCTGTTTTCACTTTCTAAATTGTACAAATTGTTATAATTCCTTTAGTGCTTCTTATGTGTTGATGTAGTCTGGACCAGACAATATTACCGAGGACAGAGTTGGTGTCAACTACCGCGCTTTGAGGGATCTTTTCAATCTTTCAGAACAACGGAAAGACACAATTCACTATGATATCTCTGTCCAAATGCTTGAGATATACAATGAGCAAGTGAGAGACCTGCTAATGATTGATGCTTCTAATAAAAGATATCCTTTTTGTTAATTTACCAACACTGCtaactaattttttaaattaatgattCTCTAGCTACTGTCTGTGATCCATTAACACTTGCATACATTAGAAATTCGCAACAGCTCCCATAATGGTATTAATGTGCCAGATGCAAACCTTGTTCCTGTTTCATCCACAGCCGATGTCTTAAATTTGATGAACTTGGGGCAAAGGAATCGGGCAGTTAGTGCTACTGCGATGAACAATCAAAGTAGTCGTTCTCATAGGTGTGTGCAGATCAAATTCATCTCTTAAATTCTTCAACTTACAGCactgatttttttttcttaatcaAGCTGATCAGTGAGGCTTTTCTAGCTGTGCCAAAATAAATCAAAAGAAAAGTAGTCTCAGTTAACTCTTCAAAGTCTTAACAGTCTAATAGCTATGCAGATATTGATATTTGTTGTGATGTTTGGTGAAATGCGATTGATCCTCTGTGCATGTTCATTAAGCTCAAATTTTAAACCTTGTACTTTTTCCCGTGTTATGTATATCCTTTAATAGAAAAACTAGTATCTCACTGCGCTAGACTATTACATACTTTGGTATCTTGTTTATCATATACGTTTTCCTATAAATTTATTAATCGGT encodes:
- the LOC131644058 gene encoding kinesin-like protein KIN-14G isoform X1, whose product is MATEPEPEPALPFSLVSVVEDVIQKHGSSLSDINLATRKAQEASSRRNEAARWLRNTVGNVGGKDMVDEPSEQDFRIALRSGIILCNALNKIQPGAVPKVVEAPSDIDNIPDGAALSVYQYFENVRNFLVTVEEMGLPTFEASDLEEGGQCSRIVNCVLALQSYSEWKMGGKNGLWKYGGNPKPRSFEKPVVRKRSEPFTRSLSRAKSTGDKDSSPGDHSSNIDAVLPDPSEGSSVPSVYSLIRDILHDKKQEEIPIIMESLLSKVMEEFESRVLIIQQQTSITPREDKAPSKALNSNLKAIDGDEEMEENDDVDGVKHNGSEESSSQLLKHQNCQNIIQRQNENIQELKMIVHQTKEGMHCLHKKYREDFVDLAKHLNSLASSASGYQKVLEENRKLYNQMQDLKGNIRVYCRVRPLKGQPNNRGIVGNVEEESISLIMPSKNGKEAKKIFTFNKVFGPSATQVEVFSDIQPLIRSVLDGFNVCIFAYGQTGSGKTHTMSGPDNITEDRVGVNYRALRDLFNLSEQRKDTIHYDISVQMLEIYNEQVRDLLMIDASNKRLEIRNSSHNGINVPDANLVPVSSTADVLNLMNLGQRNRAVSATAMNNQSSRSHSCLTVHVQGRELTSGNSLRGCIHLVDLAGSERVDKSEVIGDRLKEAQHINKSLSALGDVIASLAQKQPHVPYRNSKLTQLLQDSLGGQAKTLMFVHISPEPEALGETISTLKFAERVSTVELGAARVNKSSSEVKELKEQIASLQATLARMKDGELDNFKHPANSITDMTRSTSQLSFLAPTSWTSGARKLPRDDSNSIEDPKKAASKLKIQSLDPEDIYMNLPTWPHPHAGVNGNEDDRESVSCRSMNRDKSFTTDDSLTGQSEIESKHSPLLSPSYLSDPSKICMEVATTPTNDYDELELATSECSESDMSWQSHSSKTTAISNALVSRPKKSVHLKQAKNFETRSMLPSLTPSSPRKQPILVSQPRKHSGSVSAKRRNGNAK
- the LOC131644058 gene encoding kinesin-like protein KIN-14G isoform X2; the encoded protein is MGGKNGLWKYGGNPKPRSFEKPVVRKRSEPFTRSLSRAKSTGDKDSSPGDHSSNIDAVLPDPSEGSSVPSVYSLIRDILHDKKQEEIPIIMESLLSKVMEEFESRVLIIQQQTSITPREDKAPSKALNSNLKAIDGDEEMEENDDVDGVKHNGSEESSSQLLKHQNCQNIIQRQNENIQELKMIVHQTKEGMHCLHKKYREDFVDLAKHLNSLASSASGYQKVLEENRKLYNQMQDLKGNIRVYCRVRPLKGQPNNRGIVGNVEEESISLIMPSKNGKEAKKIFTFNKVFGPSATQVEVFSDIQPLIRSVLDGFNVCIFAYGQTGSGKTHTMSGPDNITEDRVGVNYRALRDLFNLSEQRKDTIHYDISVQMLEIYNEQVRDLLMIDASNKRLEIRNSSHNGINVPDANLVPVSSTADVLNLMNLGQRNRAVSATAMNNQSSRSHSCLTVHVQGRELTSGNSLRGCIHLVDLAGSERVDKSEVIGDRLKEAQHINKSLSALGDVIASLAQKQPHVPYRNSKLTQLLQDSLGGQAKTLMFVHISPEPEALGETISTLKFAERVSTVELGAARVNKSSSEVKELKEQIASLQATLARMKDGELDNFKHPANSITDMTRSTSQLSFLAPTSWTSGARKLPRDDSNSIEDPKKAASKLKIQSLDPEDIYMNLPTWPHPHAGVNGNEDDRESVSCRSMNRDKSFTTDDSLTGQSEIESKHSPLLSPSYLSDPSKICMEVATTPTNDYDELELATSECSESDMSWQSHSSKTTAISNALVSRPKKSVHLKQAKNFETRSMLPSLTPSSPRKQPILVSQPRKHSGSVSAKRRNGNAK